TCGGCGGCGGCGGATACGGGCTCGTGCGGGTCGTGCCGCGTGCCTGGACGCACCTCATCGCCGCGGCGCTGGACCGCGAGATCGACCTGGACACACCGATCCCCGCGGAGTGGAGCGACCGCGTCACGAAGCTCGCCCCGAGCGTCGACCTGCCCACCACCATGGGGGAGGGCTCCGACCTGGCCTATCTGCCCTGGGACGGTCCCGGCGGTACACCCGAGACCGGGATCGCCTCGCTGGACCGGGCGTTGACCCGCATCGACTCGGCGATCATCGCGACCCGGCGGGCGGCCTTCCCTCTGCTCGGCCTGGATCCGGAGGACCCGCGTGACTGATCCGCAGAATCCTGCACCCGCCCCGCAGAAGCCCGCCGCAGCGGAGACCGACCCGGCGCGCGAGGCGGCACTGGCCCGGGCACGGGACTATCCCCGCCACTGGGTCGCCGACGTCCTCGCGTCCGACGGTGGGGTCGTGCACCTGCGGCCCATCGTCCCCGAGGACGCCGACGCGATCCTCGCGTTCCACGCCAAGCTCTCCGAACGCACCCGCTACCTGCGTTACTTCGGCCCGTATCCGACCATCTCGAAGAAGGACCTGTTCCGGTTCACGGTCGTCGACCACCGGTCGCGGGTGGCGTTCGTCGCCGTGCTCGGCGACGAGATCATCGCCGTCGGCCGGTACGAGCAGCTGACCGACGAAGGCGACGGGTTGTCCGCCGAGGTGGCCTTCACCGTCGCCGACTCCCATCAGGGCCGCGGTCTCGGCCCGATCCTGCTCGAGCACCTGGCCGGCGCGGCCGCCGAGAACGGCATCCACACCTTCGTCGCGGAGGTCCTCGCCGAGAACCGCCACATGATCACCGTCTTCCGGGAGGCCGGTTACCAGGTCAGCCGCAGCTTCGAGGGCGGGGTCGTGCGGCTCGAGTTCGCCATCGACCCCACCGAGGCCCTGGTGTCGGTGCGCAACGCCCGCGAACGCGCCGCCGAGGCCCGCAGCGTCCGCAACATCCTCACCCCGTCCAGCGTGGCGGTGATCGGTGCGTCCACCGACAGCCGCAAGGTGGGCAACGCAGTGCTGGTGAACATGCTGCGCAGCGGCTTCACCGGCCCGGTCTACCCGGTCAACGCCGAGAACCGGTCGGTGCGCGGTGTCCGCGCCTATCCCACCGTCCGCGACATCCCCGACGAGGTGGACCTGGCGATCGCCGCGGTGCCCGCCGAAGCGATCGACGCCGTCCTCGACGACTGCCTCGCCAAGGGTGTCAAGGCGCTGCTCGTCGTGTCCTCGGGCTTCGGTGAGACCGGTGCCGAGGGCCGCGACGCCGAGCGGCGGCTCGCCCTCGCGGCCCGCTCGCACGGCATGCGCCTGATCGGCCCCAACGCGCTCGGTGTCGCCAACAACGATCCCGCTATCCGGATGAACGCGACCCTGGCGCCGGTGCTGCCCGCCGCCGGCAACGTCGGCTTCTTCTGCCAGTCCGGCGCGCTCGGCATCGCCATCCTCGACGAGGCTGCCAAGACCGGCGTGGGCCTGTCGTCGTTCGTGTCGGCCGGCAACCGCGCCGACCTGTCGGGCAACGACCTGCTGCAGTACTGGGACACCGACCCCGCCACCGAGGTGATCCTGCTCTACCTGGAGAGCTTCGGTAATCCCCGCAAGTTCTCGCGCATCGCCCGCCGGGTGGCCCGCAGCAAGCCCATCGTCGCCGTCAAGAGCGGCCGGCACGCCGTCCCACCGGCCCTCGCGGCGCGTACCGGTGAGATGGACGACACCATCGTGCGCTACCTGTTCGAACAGGCCGGTGTGGTCCAGGTCGACTCGATCGGGCAGCTGTTCGACTCGGCACTGCTGTTCGGCTACCAGCCGCTGCCCGCCGGGCCCCGCGTCGCCGTGGTCGGCAACTCCACCGCACTCGGGGTCCTCGCCGTCGACGCGGCGCGCGGGCAGGGACTGCAGGCCCCCGACGCGGTGGACCTCGGCGCCCAGGCGACCCCCGAGGAGTTCGCCACCGCGGTCGCGCAGGCCCTCGAATCACCCGAGGTCGACTCGGTCATCGCGGTGTTCGTCCCGCCGGTCGCGGTGGACGTCCAGCCCTTCGCGCAGGCCCTGCGCGACGCCGTCGCCGGGTCGGAGAAACCCGTCCTCACGACCTTCCTGGCCACCGAGGGTATCCCCGACGTACTGGCCGTGCGCGGGCCGGACGGGAACCCGACCCGCGGGTCCGTGCCGTCCTATCCCGGGCCGGAACGCGCCGCCCTCGCTCTGGGGCGGGCCTGGCGCTACGCCAAGTGGCGCAGCCGGCCGCCGTCGCAGGTGGTGCGGCCCGCCGGGATCGATCCGGAGCGGGCCCGCGCGCTCGTCGAGTCCTGGCTCGCCACCACCCCCGAGGGACGATTCCTGTCCGACACGGAAGCCGCGCTGCTGCTGTCCTGCTACGGCGTCGAGGTGGCCCCGTTCCGGGCCGTGACCACGGAGGACGAGGCCGTCGCCGCCGCCGAGGAGATCGGGTTCCCGGTGGCCGTCAAGGCCACGGGCGCGCAGTGGCGGCACCGCCCCGATCTGAGCGGGGTCCGCCTCGATCTGGTCGACACCGACTCGGTGCGGGTCGCCTACCGGGACCTCGCGGCGGCGTCGGGGGAGCCGCTGATGCACGTGCAGCGGATGGTGCCCAAGGGCATCGGCTGCGCCATCCGGGTGCAGGACGACCCGTCGTTCGGTTCGCTCATCTCGTTCGGGCTCGCCGGTGTCATCTCGGACCTGCTCGGCGACCGGGCCTACCGGGTGCTGCCGCTCACCGAGGACGAGGCGGTCGAACTGATCGACGCCCCGAAGGCGGCGCCGCTGCTGTCCGGCTACCGCAACGCCGAGCCGGTGAACAAGCCCGCCCTCGTCGACTTCGTCCAGCGCATCTCCGCGCTCGCCGACGACCTGCCCGAGGTGCGCGAGCTGGTGTGCGAGCCGGTACTGGCGTCACCGACCGGGGCGGAACTGACCGACGCGCACGTGCGCATCGGTCCGGAACCGCACCCGCTCGATCTCGGCCCACGTCGACTGCGCTGAGGTCTCGACCACCGACGGTCCCCGAACGGCAACGATCCCCGAGAACCCAGCCCGGTTCTCGGGGATCGGATACCGCTGACGCGCCCGGTCAGCTGGCGTAGGCGCGAAGGCGCTCGGCGCGCTCGCCTTCGCGGAGCTTGGACATCACTTCGCGTTCGATCTGGCGGACCCGCTCACGCGACAGACCGAACAGCTTGCCGATCTGGTCGAGGGTGCGGGGCTGGCCGTCGTCGAGGCCGTAGCGCAGCCGGATGACCTGCTGCTCGCGCTCGTCGAGGGTCGCCAGCACGCTGCGGACGTCGCTGTGCAGCAGCCCGGCGATGACCGCGGTCTCGGCGGAGGTGGCCTCGGCGTCCTCGATGAAGTCGCCCAGCGGGGCCTCCTCGTCGTTGCCGACCGGCATGTCGAGGCTCACCGGGTCGCGGCTGTGATCGAGCAGGTCGGCGATCTTCTCGACCGGGATGCCCGACTCGGCCGACAGCTCCTCGTCGGTGGCCTCGCGGCCGAGCTGCTGGTGCAGCTCACGCTTGATGCGGGCCAGCTTGTTGACCTGTTCCACGAGGTGGACGGGGAGCCGGATCGTGCGGCTCTGGTCGGCCATACCGCGGGTGATGGCCTGCCGGATCCACCAGGTGGCGTAGGTCGAGAACTTGAAGCCCTTGGCGTAGTCGAACTTCTCCATGGCGCGGATCAGGCCCAGGTTGCCCTCCTGGATGAGGTCCAGCAGCGGCATGCCGCGGCCCGTGTAGCGCTTGGCGAGGGAGACGACGAGACGCAGGTTGGCCTCCAGCAGGTGGCTGCGGGCGGCCTGACCGTCGCGGACGATGATCGCGAGGTCACGCTTCTTCGCCGGGGACAGGCGCTTCTTGGTCTCCAGCAGATGCTTGGCGTACAGGCCTGCCTCGATCCGCTTGGCCAGCTCCACCTCGTCCTCCGCCGTCAGCAGCGCCGTGCGTCCGATGCCGTTCAGGTAGACGCGAACGAGATCGGCTGCGGGGCTCTGGCCGTCGAGGTCGGAATCGAAGCGGGTGGTGGTTTCGGGGCGTGCCATGACGTGCCTCCTCATCGGTGGTGTCTCACAGGGTTCAACGACCGGCGAGGCCGCGGAGTTCCCGTCCACCGTCGAGTACCACCTCTCTGACCTGCGCTAACCCGACGCGTGCCTGAGAAGTTGCTGAGAGATCCGCCTCAGGGAACCCGGACCGGCTCCACGAGACCGTGACGCACCAGACCGTGGACGAGCTCCACCGCCCGGTTCGCGAGGTCCTCCTCGTCCTCCCCGTGCGCGGCCGCCAGGAGCGACACGAGATCACCGAGGGCCAGACCGTCGGCGCGCATCCCGCCCAGCAGCGCCGCGGCGAGATCGTCCACCTCGTGCTGCCAGGCCGGCCCGCCGCCGCGGTGCACCCGCACCACGACCTGCTCCCAGCCCTCCTCGCCGGGCAGATGGACCCGTTCGAGCGCCGTGTCCGGGCGCACCGCGAAGCGGGATTCGAGCACGTCGTGCTCGCGCAGCCAGTCCAGCCGGCGGAAGTAGTCGACGGCCTCGTCGCCCAGCGCGTCGGTGAAGGCGTGCCGCAGATCCTCGGCGAGCACGTCGGAGGGCAGCTCGGTGCGCCGCAGGTACACGAACCCGAAGCCGACACCTTCCACCCCGTGCCGCTCGAAGTGGTCGAGCCACTGCTCGGCGCGCACCGCGACCTCGGGATCACGCTGGTCGGCGTCCCCGTCGCGCAGCCAGGTACCCACGTACAGGGCCGGGTCGGCGACGTCGCGCTGCACGATCCACGCGTCCACGCCGTGCGAGGGCAACCAGGACGCGACCCGCGTGCGCCAGTCCTTGCCCTCGATGTGCACCCAGGAGGCGAGCATCGCGGCGGTGCCGCCGGGGTTCAGGTGCTCCACGGCGCGGGAGATCATCAGCTCGCTGGCGCCGTCGAGGTCCAGCCCGGAGTCGCGGTAGCTGTGCTCGATGTCACCGGTGCTCACCACGAAGGGCGGATTGGCGACGAGCCGGTCGAAGGTGCGCCCGGCGACCGGTTCGAACCACGACCCCTCGAGGAACTCGATGTCGGTGTCGTTGAGGGCGGCGCTTGCGGCGGCCAGCGCCAGGCAGCGCGGATTGATGTCGGTCGCGGTAACCGTGTCGGCGTAGTCCGCCGCGCGGATCGCCTGCACACCGCAGCCGGTACCGAGGTCGAGCACGGTGCCGACCCGGTCGGTGGGGGTGGCCTGCAGCAGCGACAGGGAGGCCTGGCCCACGCCGAGGACGTGGTCGGGTCGGGTGGGAGCGGGGCGCATCGCGCCGTCGAGATCCGACAGGACCCAGCGGCTGCCCGCCCCGGCGTCGAGCGGGCGCAGGTCCAGAGCGGTGCGGATACCGTCACCGTCGGGCTCGAGCAGCCCGGCGCGCACCGCGTCGTCGAGATCGACGGGGTCCAGAGCGCGGGCGACCTCCTCGCGGCTCAGGGTGTCCTGCAGGAGGAACAACCGCACCAGGACGCCCAGGTCGCCGGCCTTGCGGGCGATGCGCCGGGCGGGCACGGGCTCGCTGCGTCCGAGGGCGGCGTGCGCCTCGGCGCCGAGCAGTTCCCGGAGGGAGTCGAGTTCGTAGCGGCAGCGCTGCAGCGCCGTCCGGAGGGCGGGGCAGATCGACAGGAGGAGATCGCGGTCCATCCGGCCATTCTCGCAAGCCGCCGGAACGAGCCCGACCCGGCCGTTCGGGACTCAGCCGTTCGGGAC
This region of Rhodococcus sp. Z13 genomic DNA includes:
- a CDS encoding bifunctional GNAT family N-acetyltransferase/acetate--CoA ligase family protein, translating into MARARDYPRHWVADVLASDGGVVHLRPIVPEDADAILAFHAKLSERTRYLRYFGPYPTISKKDLFRFTVVDHRSRVAFVAVLGDEIIAVGRYEQLTDEGDGLSAEVAFTVADSHQGRGLGPILLEHLAGAAAENGIHTFVAEVLAENRHMITVFREAGYQVSRSFEGGVVRLEFAIDPTEALVSVRNARERAAEARSVRNILTPSSVAVIGASTDSRKVGNAVLVNMLRSGFTGPVYPVNAENRSVRGVRAYPTVRDIPDEVDLAIAAVPAEAIDAVLDDCLAKGVKALLVVSSGFGETGAEGRDAERRLALAARSHGMRLIGPNALGVANNDPAIRMNATLAPVLPAAGNVGFFCQSGALGIAILDEAAKTGVGLSSFVSAGNRADLSGNDLLQYWDTDPATEVILLYLESFGNPRKFSRIARRVARSKPIVAVKSGRHAVPPALAARTGEMDDTIVRYLFEQAGVVQVDSIGQLFDSALLFGYQPLPAGPRVAVVGNSTALGVLAVDAARGQGLQAPDAVDLGAQATPEEFATAVAQALESPEVDSVIAVFVPPVAVDVQPFAQALRDAVAGSEKPVLTTFLATEGIPDVLAVRGPDGNPTRGSVPSYPGPERAALALGRAWRYAKWRSRPPSQVVRPAGIDPERARALVESWLATTPEGRFLSDTEAALLLSCYGVEVAPFRAVTTEDEAVAAAEEIGFPVAVKATGAQWRHRPDLSGVRLDLVDTDSVRVAYRDLAAASGEPLMHVQRMVPKGIGCAIRVQDDPSFGSLISFGLAGVISDLLGDRAYRVLPLTEDEAVELIDAPKAAPLLSGYRNAEPVNKPALVDFVQRISALADDLPEVRELVCEPVLASPTGAELTDAHVRIGPEPHPLDLGPRRLR
- a CDS encoding sigma-70 family RNA polymerase sigma factor, which gives rise to MARPETTTRFDSDLDGQSPAADLVRVYLNGIGRTALLTAEDEVELAKRIEAGLYAKHLLETKKRLSPAKKRDLAIIVRDGQAARSHLLEANLRLVVSLAKRYTGRGMPLLDLIQEGNLGLIRAMEKFDYAKGFKFSTYATWWIRQAITRGMADQSRTIRLPVHLVEQVNKLARIKRELHQQLGREATDEELSAESGIPVEKIADLLDHSRDPVSLDMPVGNDEEAPLGDFIEDAEATSAETAVIAGLLHSDVRSVLATLDEREQQVIRLRYGLDDGQPRTLDQIGKLFGLSRERVRQIEREVMSKLREGERAERLRAYAS
- a CDS encoding methyltransferase, producing MDRDLLLSICPALRTALQRCRYELDSLRELLGAEAHAALGRSEPVPARRIARKAGDLGVLVRLFLLQDTLSREEVARALDPVDLDDAVRAGLLEPDGDGIRTALDLRPLDAGAGSRWVLSDLDGAMRPAPTRPDHVLGVGQASLSLLQATPTDRVGTVLDLGTGCGVQAIRAADYADTVTATDINPRCLALAAASAALNDTDIEFLEGSWFEPVAGRTFDRLVANPPFVVSTGDIEHSYRDSGLDLDGASELMISRAVEHLNPGGTAAMLASWVHIEGKDWRTRVASWLPSHGVDAWIVQRDVADPALYVGTWLRDGDADQRDPEVAVRAEQWLDHFERHGVEGVGFGFVYLRRTELPSDVLAEDLRHAFTDALGDEAVDYFRRLDWLREHDVLESRFAVRPDTALERVHLPGEEGWEQVVVRVHRGGGPAWQHEVDDLAAALLGGMRADGLALGDLVSLLAAAHGEDEEDLANRAVELVHGLVRHGLVEPVRVP